The sequence CCTGCCATGGGCCTGACTCTCGGTGCCCTCTGCATGGAGGGCAAGAGGCTTTCATGTGCCAGCATCAATGCTGGTCTCCGATCCTGGAGGAGCCGGGCTCTGCCAGCCGGGCTGCTGTCGGTGCCGGCCGCCCCTGCCAGACCCCACGAACCCTGGCATGGTGGTAGCAATGGCAGCGGATGCCTGTGCCATCCTTCTTGGAAACAACCCCCCTGGTACCGGCAGAAGAACACATTTCATCAGCAGCAACAGCGCTGCAGAAGTGCAGCGTCAAACAGGCTGGGGTGGTTTTGCCGGGGTGTGGTGGTGGGACCCAGCTGGGTTCGCACCCCTGCTCTTCCAGGCGGGGGAATGCCGGGAATGCTGgcgaggtagaggaggaggaggagggctgttCCCAACAGCACGGCCGCGGGCTCTCCCGCAGGAATCCGCTCGCTTGCGGCACTGGGCTACTGAACTCAGTGAAAATGACGGAGGTGGCCACAAGGCAGAGCCTCAGGGAACTTGTGCACTGAAGAGGACCCTGTTAAACACCCCCACCCATCACTTCACCAGTGCTTGAAAGATCCTGTTGGAGAAAGGTTGTTTTCCAAAGACGTGGTCTCCAGAGAGAGAGCATCCCTCGCCGCACCGGCTgagccagagctgctggggcaTGCAAGGGAACGGGGTCAGGGATACGGTGCTTTGCAGAGACAGCCAGAACATAGAGTCCTTACTGATGATGGTGTTTCAGCAAGGGCAGATGTGGCCATTCCCAAACTGCAACGTGAATTCATGCATCTCCTTCAGAGCTGGGTGTCCGTTCATCCATCCCTTCCAGAGCTCTTCATGCATGGTCTCAGGATGCCCTTCTTGTGGGACACCTCAAGATGGGTTGTAGGTAGCCATGGTGTGCTCTGTTGGCCACAGTCAGGGCTTTCCATAGATGCTCTCACCAACAGGTCCGGTGGGGTGGGGCTGGACCACCAGCACCCTTTGCCAGCCTTGGCCGTTCCCCAGCTCACCCCAAAAAGGCCAGCGTGCGGTTAGGGTGACCTTGGTGGCTATTCCCTTGAAGACTACTGCCTGGCCTTGTTGATATTCCCATTGCTCAACACCGGAGCGTGCCTCCCAGCCGTGCTGCGCTGTTAGGAAACGCTGGTGATAGCCCCATTACCTTTTGACCTACTTGAGCTTTTCCGTACCTGTTCTGCTAATTACAGCTCACCTTCTTCAGGGGAAGCGGGGCTGGTTCGACCGCAGCCACCTCCCACACCCTTCCTGGGACTGCTCACGCAGGTCCCTGGAGGGAGGGACACCACATCTTCCTAGTGCTCCCCTTGCCCGAGGCTGTTCCTCCAGCTCCGTGGAGCCTCCCATGACTAACAGGTTTTGAGATAATTGTTCCACTCCCTAATCTCATCTGCAGAAGATTCATGACATTGTTTTCGAAGTGCCATGAGCCATTTCCAGGGGCTCTAAGCCCATGAGGGATGTGATTCATCCATGCTGCTCCCACAGGTACTTAATCTTCTCCAAAACAGCAAGTCCTTCTTCCACGACCATTATCTCCTTAGGAAACACCACCCAGGCGAGCACCTAACAGGGCACTTTTGTCTGTTCAGCGCTGATGGAGACTTCTGCCAGCGCTTGCTTCCTCACACAGGCCACAGGGTATAGTCCTTCCCCGGGAGCAGTTGTCTCAGGAGAGGGGACCATGGGGCTGGGACCCCCCTTGGATGTCACTTGTGGGCTGGACCCACGGGAAAGGGGATGCTGGAAATAGCCCTCGCTAACTAAAGCAGATGGGGCTCTTTCTCCCCCACGCCATGTCCTCAAAGAGCCCTTGGGATGGACGTGGGTCCATCCTTCTTCGCGGTGATGATGTGGGACACTGGAGCCCGTTGGCATCTGGGGCCGGAGACAGTTCAGGGGTGACAAAGGCCATTGCACTGCCTGGAATTAACTCTCATTTTGACTCAAAGCATCTTGCAGAGGACAGTGATTAATTACTCCCAGCATCAAATATTTGTGTCCTACCACTGAACTTGTGCTGTTCTACTGGTTCTGGTTGGACTTCGCTGCCGGAGCGGGAGCTCTGTTATTGTGGCTTTCTTCTCCGGGGAGGGCAGATCCTCGGGTGGCTGTGATTCAGCTAAGCCAGGCTCAGCTCCGGGAAGCCTTTCCTGCACCCAACACTTCAATGTCCCCATGATCCTTCCCCAAGCCCAGGGCATGGAAATTGGGCCTACCAAAGCCCAGCCTGGAGGCACTTCCCACAGCATGGCCACCTGAGCCACAGCCGCCCAAGGAGCCACCTTAACTCCTTGTGCTGGGatcttctcccccttctcttcccaGGACTTTGATCCCTTGTTTCCAACTTACTTCGGGCCACGAGCAAGGACTTTTTTTTGAGCTTTCCTTATGTTTTGCTGCTGTAAAACACAGACAACCGTTTGTGCCCATCATCCCGTGCATCTGATGCCACGTTGGTGGGATCAGCCTGAGTCTCAGGCTTTGATCCTCCATCTGCGGGGGGTTTCCACACACCTCGGCTGGATGGTGGGCACAGCCCAAACCTctccccagctcctggcaggacctcTCTGCTCCCAGGGTGCTGCGGCTGGAGCAGCTCCTTCGGGAAGtaccagggctgctccccaggacGGCGTTGCTGGCAGCATGGAGCATCCAGCCGAGCGCTGACGCCGGATCTGGCTCTTTGCAAATCCTCTCGTCTTCGGAAAATTCCTGCCTCCAACTTGTTTTTTTCAGGTTGTGCAGGATCCCCGGTTATTTACAAAACACGGCTCCGCTTCCAGCCGCATTCACGGCTTCGGGAGAGGTTTCACCTTCTGGGAAGCCGCTCCCCAGCCTGACCTCGAGCTTTTCCACCCCGATGAGGACCCCGTGTCACTGTGCCCACTTGCCCACACGGCCTTGGCAGCTCCTTTGCCAGCCGCACTTTCTGCACCACGGTTCTCCAAACAAGAGCTGCTTTTGGGCTGCAGGGACCTTGCTCCTTCCGCGTGGCTGGGAAGCGACGGCGACACTCCAGAGTGCTCCCAGCTCCGCTAATGCCTGGTGCTCTGCATCCCCCGTCTTCTCGGGCACGTGCGGTACCCGTGCCAGGCTTGCTTTGCCAGCCCAGCATCACCCTCCCATCTCCCATCTCTCCCGTGCTCATCACAGCACATCGACCTCGATATTAGGGTAATGGGGACAGGGCAAATGTGTCTCCCCCTCGGCCACGAGACAGATCCCAGGGGAATCCGGCTGGGCCACGCTCCAGGTGAcgtcctgctgcctctgcccccaGGGGAGAGGGCAGTAGGTCATGGCGGCTGTGACCTGGTTCCCGTCCTACACCTGTGTCCTGCTGGGGAAGGTGGTTGCAGAACGGAGTGTGCTGGCAGCCTGGGGTTGCTTAAGAGGGTTGGGgccaggaggtagaggaggagtcCTCCAGCTGAGACAGTAggaggaatttgggggggggcagACTATCATGATGCTCCTGGAAGGTGGCCAGGGCACACCGGCACTTACAAGAAGTGCTCTGGATGGCTCCAACCCATGAACAAAGGTGAGGTTGGGCTGTCCCAGGTGGGAATGGTGCTTCTCGTGCGAGGTGGCGGGGCTTCGTGGCAGCCACGAGCCCAGGACTGCGGGTAGTGTCCCACCCCCGAGCTCGAGGAAGGCAGTGGGGATGTGCCCACGTGGCACGAGGTTGGAGCCGATCTCGGAGCATGGCAGCAAGGAGGACCCTGCGCTGGGACAGTCCTGTGGAAAGGGCTGGCAGggtgggatggaggaggcagGGGACATCTTCCAGCACAGGCTCTGTGAGGGGTGGGAGCGGGTCTCTGCCGACAAACTGCTACAGAAGAGGGTAAATGCGACAGCGAGCGGAGCTGGGCTtgtccccactgtcccctgctcctccccactGCCTGGAAGGGGGCCAGGGCCAGATGGGGGCCAGGGACGAGCGCTGGAGAGACGGCCAAGCACAGGCGGACAGAAGCCCGTCCCCGCCAGCCAGACGAACAGCCGGGACCAAGGACGTGGCTGTCATTCCACCGGGGACATGGAACCAGCAGGACATCTCGCCAAGGGGGGAGAGCAGAGTGAACCCCCCCCTGGGTGCCAGGGAGGGGAGAACAGCAAACAGAAGGCCAGCAGGCGAACGCCCGAAGAGCGGCGGGACACGAAGCATCGTTTCGGGTGGCCTCGCTGTGTGCGTGGCCGCCGTGCCCCCTCGTGGCAGCAGGACACAGCTGGTGGCCCCGGGCTGGTGCGAGCGGGAGCGGTGCAGGGGCTGAgcccgggtgcaggcagggatggaggtggcGGATGCCACGACGTGCCCCAGCAGGGTCACCTTATCCCACCCGGAGCATCCTCCTGGGGGTGCAGCACCCCAACCCCGGCTCTGCTGATGCTGCCCGAGGCCACACGTGCCCTGGGTCCCCACCAAGCCTCATACGGCAGCCTATGAACCTGCCTCCGCTCGCAAAGGAGTCTCTGGCATCCCGccgctcccctctcctttccGGGGTGGCCGCGCCTGCCTGGTGTTTTTTTGGCATAAGCCACTTGCGCCGCGGCCAAGCCAAGCACTCCACGCGCCGCTCAAGGGCAGCGTGTGCCCAGGGCCAGGCCGGGCGTCCTGGAAATATCACCaaggctgcagaaaaaaacccagctggaaaaaaataaatgggttgGCGGAGGCCTTCGCTGAGGACACGGTCATCCTGAGTGCCGCCAAaccactcgggggggggggcattgaCTGGcaccctgcctcagtttcccccggTGAGCCCTTGGGAGTGACAGTCCTGGAGTTGTCACATGTATAATGTCACTTTGGGTACCTGGGGCAGGTGCAGGCGGTCAGGCAGATGCTTTTCTACCACTTTCTCCTTCCCGCTGTGCATCTGAGCAGCTCAATGGCACCTTTTGTGACCTCTTCATCCTCTCTTTGGGGACCCAAGTCAAGCATTCCTCCCCCccaaggaggggaggagagccaGACCATGTCTTGGGGCACCTCTGGGACACCTGCAGCTCTTGGCATGACATCTCACTGTCCCCAAAGCCACCCAGAAACATCACAGGCACCTCACAAGCTGGGGCGGGCTGGCACTGCCTGGCTCCTCCGAGGCCACCAGTGCGTCCAGCCTCATGGGAGAGGGACAACCCTGGGCAAAGGTTAGCCGGGAGGAAGAAGCTGCCCTGCCTGGTGgagtttttcttcattccttaAAAGCCGCAGAGACCTGCTGCACGGGATTCGGGGCTGGAGGCAGCACCGGGGCAGCGCCGAGGTGGAGCTGCTGTGATGGATGACGTGACATCGTTCCCAAATGCCTCTTCCGTGGGTGACGGTGCCCAAAGCACTGCAGTTGGCAGAGGGGGATGCTCAGAAATGGTACCCCCCTACCATCTAGCACCCGTGAGGAGCATCATGGCCAGCATCCAGCCTGGGTTTTAATCCATGCCCAGGATGGCACAAGTGGTGCTAGACCAGGAGGTGGCATGTTCCTGCCTGGACATCTCCCAGGCCCCATGGGGACAGGCAGATGCAGCCCTGGCTGCATTTACATCATGAGGCAGCCCATCTCTGCCAAGCACAGGGAGATGGTTCCGAGGCTTGCAGCTTGGCCATGGCCAGGTTTTCAGGGAGCAACGTGGCTGCTGTGCTCTGGATCCGCTTCAGGAGGGGAACAAACCGGTCTCGGACCCAGGTCCTGGTCTGGATAAATCCCCCAGGAGAGGTTTGTAAAGGAGAGGTGAGGTTGAGGGCATATACTCTTTTAGTGTACCGTGGCCTTGCGCTCAAGCCGCCACTCCTGCCCTTGAGCGTGCAAGCCTTGAGCCTGGCAGCAGTCCTCGCTCCTTCTGGCAGGGTCCCCCTGGGTGTCCCGGTACAGGAGGGATCGTGCTGTCCCTGGGAGGGATGATGGTGCCTGCAGGCCACAGGGCTGGCTGCTGCGGGCCGAGTGCTTGCCcccggcagcagggctggggatgcagcaggagggatgctggCTCGGCCCGGGGGGGAGTACCACATAGCCCCGGCCTCTcagggctctgcaggggatggggacacTGGGCTGTCCAGGCAGGGCCAACCCTGGGACATCTCCGGCAGCACTCAGGTCCTGCTCAGGACCATGGCGATGGCTTCCCCAGGGATGCTGGAGGGAGCAtcaccccttccctcctgccacaGACCTTGGTACTGCCTGCTTCGGTCCATGGCATCAAAAGCCTCCAGCATCTCAGCGCAGCAGCGgggtgacccaggtgcagggacAAGTAATGCCGGCAGCATGTCAGATCACTTTATTGCCACAGTGGCCACGGGCCAGACCCCGTTCCCAGAGGGGGTCTGGGTCCAGCCCCTTGACCCCTCTAATACTGTTGAGAAGTTGGCCTCCACACCCACGCACAAACGCTGAGCATCTTCCATCCCGGCCACCGTGGAGCAGCTCCAGGGCATCACTCCCATCCTGCTGCCCGCAACTCCGGGAGCTGGAGGCCGGCAGGGAAAAGCAAGGTGAGGCCAAGGGCGCAGAGCGTGCCAGTCCTGGAGCAGCAGGGGCTGCCACCACGTCCTGCCCTGGAGGCTGCTGACAGTAGGGAGCAGCACGAGCCCCCTCGGCCCCCTCAAACCTCCATGCCGGACGCCTGCCCCAGGCCCAGCGCCTGCACCAGGTCATCACTGAGCCCACTCTTCAGCGTCCGTCTCACTGCGGGAAGAGGAGAGCATGGCACTGGCAGCACGAGCAGCGCTGGCTGCCAGGGTCACCACACACTGGGTGCCTGCCCAGACATGGTGGCCCTGGCATGCCGAGGAGGGGAAGGGTGGCATTAGGGTGCAGCGTCATGGTCTGGTCTCAGGGTACCTCCTGCTGTGGCCTGGTGGGCTCAACATGGGAGGTCAGGAGTAGCCAGTGGGGAaggagccaggcagggcagagacGGGACAAGGCATGGGGACAGAGCACGGGAACAGAGACGCAGAGATGGGAcaggacatggggacagggacacaaaGATGGGAAAGAGCATCTGGGCAGGGCCACAGGACAGAGTACAGGGACAGGGCCACAGAGGTGGGAAAGGgtatggggacagggacaccgaGAGGGGACAGAGTTCAGGGACTGGGCAGAGCATGGGAAGAGAGACACAGGGATGGCACAGGGCATGGGACAGGGACACAGAGATGGGACAGAATACAGGGACAGGGCACAGGAACAGGGCTACAGAGGTGCGACAGGgcaaggggacagggacacagatGGGAAAAAGCATCTGGGCAGGGACACAGAGAGGGGACAGAGTACAGGGACAGGGGCAAAGCATGGGGACAGAGACGGGACTTACAGGACTTCCTATTGCCACGGGACCTCCTGCGCTCCTTGTTGGTGCAGGGCCGGGGATTGGCGTTGTGTGTCACCGATTTCACCAGCTGGTCCATGATTTCATCCGAAGCGTCGTCTGGGGAGCTGGGAACGTCCTCCTGGGCTGGAGAGCCCTGGGCTGGGGTggtgtgccctgtccctgcacAGGGACAACAGGGATGCTGGCATCAGCCGTGCCCAGCCAGCTGGGCATGCCTTCCCTGCCACCCCGCTCCTACCCCGGCTGGCCCGGCTGCGGCGGGCAGGGGCGTCCGTGGGGGAGGTCAGCAGGCTCTTCATGCTCTCGTGACCCGCTTCCATCTGCTCCCCGGGACTGCTGGACACTACGGCAGGCGGCGAAGCGGCCTCAGTGATGCCAGAGAACTTCTCGgtctgcagcaggaggagaggcggGCGTCAGGGACCTGGAGGGCATCACCTGGTGGTGGTGGCCGGCCGAGCGTCCCCGTACCTCGGTGATGAGCCGTCCCCGGGTCTTGTTGCGCTCGCGGTGGGCAGCCcgtttcttctgctgctgcaggacgCGCTCCCGACAGGTGCGGTACTCCAGGGCGAACTCCTGCAGCAGCTTGCAGATGGGCGTCACCTTCACGTCCCGCACTGCACTCGCCGGGTACCCCAGGTACAGCAGGAAGGAGTGAAACCTGCAGGGCCATTGGTCACAGCAGGCCACCAATGGGACCCTGGGGTTCCCGCCACGTCCCCAGGACCTCGAGCCACCAACCTGTTGAGGATGCGCCTGTGCACCACTTTCAAGATGACAATGCGCTGGGTGCTGTCCTTGAGGAAGTCCGTCAGCTTGCTCTTCAGCACCGGCTTGGTCTCGTGCTTGGCAATCACCTTCAGGTTGTCCCAGGAGGCCCTGCACCTCCGCTCCAGCTGCACCAGGCTGTTGGCCAGCTCATCAAAGTCAACCTGGAAGAGTGAGATGTCAGCCCTCGGCTGTGCTGGTGGAGCTGGGCAGCCATGGGACCCACACCCTTGCCTTGCCCGGGTGTCATCTGCCTTGCCTCACCTTGGCAGAGCGGGTGATGGAGGCAATCTCTGAGTAGAGGTCAGTGGTTTCTGGGAACTTCTCTACCACCATCTGGCAGAGATGGTGGAGCAGGGACTGCCGGTGCACCGTGTCCTTCACTTCGGAGACCTTCTCCAGGTAGCCCAGCTCAAAGCCTCTGCTCTGAAACACCAATGGACTCAGCAGGgcctctccatccctcctccagcAGACCTCCAGTCTGCAGACCCACTGGGCCCCCACCAGCACCATCCAGCCTCAGGCGCTGTCCCAGGCTTCGCATGGTCCCTCTTGGGTACCCATGCAGCATGGCTggtcctgtccctgcagcactCAAGACAGGCCATGTCCCTCCGCACCCTGCTCCTCACCTGGGAGCCGTTCAAGAAGTTGCCCATGGCCAGCAGCGTGGCCAGGATGCACTTGAAGGTGTGATTTCTGGCCAGCTGCTCCATGCCCACCTTCAGATCAAAGAGCGGCTCTGCAATCTCCTGGGTGAGGAGAGAAGCAGGTGAGACCCCTTGGCCACCCTCTCCCTTAGGAGCTTCAGCATTCGCCCTTGCCCATGAGGACAACTACCTCATGGTCAACCCAAGCCCATGCTTGCCTTGGGGACCTGCAGCCCATCCCCAGCCAGGACGGCACCTCCTGTACTCGGACATGGCTGGTCCCCACCAGGAACACGCTTGGCTCAGCGCTCAGCACTGCTGGGGCTGGCGGCGGTGGGAGGGCGGAGGGCAGATGGGGTACGTGGCTCTGTACCTGCTCCAGGCTCTCGTAGTCCAGCTTGAAGgcccagagctggagcctggCTGTGAGGTCGCTGATGGAAGACAGGGCAAGCAGGAACTGCTCCGCAGAGCCCAAGGGCACATCAGGGTTGGCCAACTGGGCCTCCTGGatcttctgcttctcctcctcagtCGGGACCATGGTCAGGATTTTCTAAAGCAGGCAAAGAGGGACGTGTCAGACTCCAGACATGTCACCATGGGACATGtcaccccagggctggcagcacagacatcATGGCATGGAGGTGTCCTGGCCAGGGGAGACAACCTGCATGAGGACATCAGAGGGGCCGAGCTTCTCTCGTGCTCACCTCAATCCCTTCCTTATTGACTGCAAACTCGTCAAAGTTGAGCACAGCTGTTTTGATGATGTGCACGGGTGGCAGCACCGTGAGGCCAATGTTGATGGCGTTGCTCCTCTTGGGgtccagcaccaccaccaccttcttcCCATCGATGGCCTTCTGCAAAGAGGACAGGATGGATGGGGACAGCCAGGCAAAGGGCTCACCTTCATGAAAACACCATGGACACAGGGAGCCGATCAGGGACCCAGTGGTGAGCCAAACCTCCGCACTGCCCATCACCGTCCCCACGGAGCCTCCGGGCTGCGGGTACCCATCCTCAGCACAGGGTAGGGGTGACAGTGCATGCCTAGGGTCCCCACAGGAGCTAacagccttcctcccacccctcaaGTCCTCTTGGCTGACGAGTGCCAGCCCGCTGGTACCTTTGAAGTTGGCACTTCCTTTGACCGTGACTCAAAGAGATGCTCCAGTTTGGCAGCATTGACCTCAACGTTCTGCAGGGACGCCCACAGTGTCGCCTGGCCAAACCTGCCTGGCCCCACGGTGCCATCCAGCTGCTTCAGCTCCTTCCAGAAGAGCTTCACTGTCCTCTTCTTCTTGGCCTGGGAGGGGCCATCCATTGCTGAGAGGcctggcagccctggggggggtgggcagctggggaccgcagggggtggaggtggaggtggtgggCAGCCAGAGACCGCAGGAGGTGGAGGTGGCGGCGGAGGGCAACCAAGGACCGCAGGAGGTGGCGGGGGAACCATGAGAGCTCCAGCACTTGTTGCTTCGATGCCGGGATGAAGGAAGGAGCCGTTGGCCATGGGCGCCGTGTCCAGGATGTCAAagtcttcttcttcccccaaatcAGTGAAGTCCAGGTCCTTGATCTTCAGCTGCCCGGGGCTGGCCTCCAGGCGCTCCCACGTCAGCTCCATGTCCTTCTTGATAGGCATCATCCCGGTGTTCTCCAGCTTCTGAGTGTGGGTCTCAGCATCTACGCCGGACATGGCACGCGCCAGCTTGGCGTGGGCACTGGCCACTGGCCCGTCTGGGGCCCCGCCATGGAGCCAGGCGCCCTCCTGCTCCCGGCTGCAACCTCCCTCGGCGTCCATCTCCACCTCACTCTGGACCAGGGGGGACGACGGGACCTCAGGGAAGACCTTCTCCCTCCCCGGCTCCGAGGAGCCCTTGGCGTAGAGCATGTCCAGCATAAACTTGGTGTCGGAGGAAATGGTGCTACAGGAGTCGGTGGTGTCCAGCCGAGCCAAGTGAGaccctgcagggagaggggaagaggctGGGACAGCCCACTTGGAGGGGGCAGGTGCTGCTGGGCTGCACATAGACTTGGGGTCCTGCTCCCCAGCGGGGTGTGCTCGGATGCCAGCGTTTGGAGTGGGAAGGGGAGGTACTACCCAGCTCCTCCATGGCTCTGGGTATCACAGGCATGGAGTGGGGGCAGAGGGGCCACTAAtgcccaccccagggaccccGATGAGCCCAGAGCCAGGAACACACATGCCAGCAGCACCTACTTATGCTGGGTGGCACCATCCCAGGCTCAGGGGTGCCGCTGTCCCTGTCCCACGTGAGAGCGGTGGGATGCTCCAGCATGGCATCACCGAGGACATCGAGCCGTCCCTTGGCCATGGAAGAGATCTTCTCCTTCTGGGCTGCGGCCAGGTTCTCCAAGAAGCGAGCTCTGCGAGACAGGGGTGGATGTTGGCCGGGAgcaaggcagggatggggacgatgGGTCAACCACACCATGCCACACTGCACAGCCAGCCCCGCAGCACAGAAACCCCCTGCACTGGCCACACCACATCGGGGACCCGGAGGATTCAAACTCCTCTGAGCCTTGCAGAGAGACAGGTGATGCCACCACGGCTCGGGGACAGGGATGCCGCAGTCCCATGGGAGCTGAAAGCTCATGCCGTCAGGGTGCCACCGTCACCTGTTGGTCCCAACGGACCTGGTGCTCACTGCGACCCTCATCCAAAAGCCGCAAAACCCAGGAGGGCACCCGGGCAGAGACTCGGGGGGACCCTCCTGCTCCTCATGCCCTGCGTGGCCGGAGCCCAGACACCTccggctgggcagcagcctgaGGAAGCGCATGCCTGGAGACACACGCATGCCTCTACTTACTCAAACTTCCTCAAAATAGGCTTGTCCCCACGCAAGGAGGGGGCATCCTCCCGCCTGAGGGAAAACAGGGGTTAGCCCCCACTGCCGGCAGCCCCCTGGGGCTCATGCCTCTTGCACGCACCTGCCTGGCAGCCCTCCAGCGTGGGACCCTCACCCCACCATCAACCCATGGCCCTGGGGTTCACGGGGAGCCGGGAGAGCCCCAGCGAGTCCCCTCCTGCCCGGGCACTGCATGGCATTGGGTGCTGGCGAGACGAGGCACTGTCCCCCCCACCAGAGCCACCCAATTTGCCACCAGGATGGCAatgccagctccctgccagccccgggacgGGCTGTGCCACCCCCAGCAGGGACACCTCACCCCAGAAGGGGGGGATCAGAGGGTGCCATCACCCCATGGGGGGATGCTGGCGATGGGGGGAGCAGGCTGGGGTCCCGCAGGCAGAGCTCAGAGGGGAGAGGCAAAGGATGGGGGCAGCGAGGTGGGCGCAAGGGGCAGCGAGGTGGGGCAGGGCAGTGCCCACTCCTGCCGGAGCATCACTCCAGGAGGAAGCACACGCATGCAGAGCCTGGGCACTTACCAGACAGGGGCAGTTTGGTGCAGCCTGCAAAAGGAAAGATAGAAAGAGTGGGCAGAGTAGAGAGCAAGCgtgggcagagaggagcaggaaggaggagctggagcagagccGTGCGTGCCCAAAGGATGCCCTGGAGCCCCTGGCTGGACCCTCTCAGATGCCCACTCCCCCATCACGCTTCTCTCCAGCCCCATTGCTTGCCCAGACTCTCTTTCTCCCTGGGAGCAaccccacagccccaggggaACCCCCCATACACCCAGCCCCTCCTGGCTGCTTACTTGTAGATGCTGCGCTCGCCTGGGCCCGGGGGCTGCTCCTTCTCAGCTGGAGGGGAGGCCAGGGCCAGCCGCACGCTGGACGCGCTGTTGTAGACACTGACTGGACAGGGTCTGGAAGAAGAAGTGACAGGGACTAAGAGCAGGTCCCATAGGGCTGCCCTCCACCCTGGCACCAGAAATGGACCAGAGCACCGCATCCCAGCGTCTTCGCCATCCCGGGAGCATCCCTGCCACGGACCACCTCCAGCTGTACTTACTCTGCGGGGCTGCTCGGCGCGGGGACAACTGGGGTGTCCTCGGTTGGGGGCTCCTTCGGGGTGCCAGGGGACCCCAGCAGCGGCTGGGCAtcagggctgggctctgggcAGCCACCCTGGGATCGCCACCCGCGCCGGCCCTCATCCGTCCTCCTCCGCTCCTTGCGTCCCCCCGGGGGCAGCTCCTCCACCCCATCCTCCAGCTTGAGAGCACTCtgcggaggggccgggggggcatGACACCAGGCACGGCACCCCTGCCAGCCCATGAGCCAGCCCTCCCCGCGTCCCCACGCAGAGCCTCAGCTGGTGCTGGGTGATGCCCTGCCATGGGACATGGCGCGTGGGCAGATCCCGCTCACGGGCATCACCCGAGGGAGTGATACTCACTTCGTAGAGTGAGAACTGCTGCTTCAAGTCGAGGTCGGTGCCCTTGCTGCCCAGGTACTGCTGCACCACCCGCTCCAtgccctgctgctccaggcagtcCGTCACGTCGTAGAAGGTGTCCTGGTCTGGGAGGGCTGCCAGCGTCTGAGCAGGACCAGAGGGACGCTGCTGGGACCGGTGTGACCCATGCTGAGCCCCACCAGCGTGGCATCACGGGGATACCCTGCCACCCCCCTGGACCTTGTTGATCAGCGTCATGGTGAACACCAGCAGCTCCGTGTCAGCCCCGTTGCGTTGCTCCAGGATGGCCATCAGGTTGGACCACGGGCACGTGCCTGAGAAAAGCGACACGTGAAGGTGACATGCAGgccatgggggtgggggggacacactGTCCCCCAGCAGGGACCTCACGGGCAGCTGGGTCTGCACCCACCTCTCGCCTGGTCCACGGCGTTGACGGCACAGATGAGGAGCAGGGCGTTGGCCTCCGTGTACTCCACGaacaccagcagcagcttcagcgCCATCTTCACCACCAGGCGAAACTGGGAGAAGGGATGGCGGCTGGGCCGGCGGCAGGGGGCTGCCAGTGCAATGC comes from Aptenodytes patagonicus chromosome 11, bAptPat1.pri.cur, whole genome shotgun sequence and encodes:
- the FHOD1 gene encoding FH1/FH2 domain-containing protein 1 isoform X2 encodes the protein MAEAAVPCRLQYLEDADPFGCGSFPEPRRAPVYAVAEALALGAQLPALHRLLGAPLALEDCTLQVSPSGHYLDLDLSLLEQKDDLEGFYEEVRKGRRPTLILRTQLSVRVHAIIEKLYNSQGPELRRSLFSLKQLFQEDKDLVPEFVNLDGLTCLIKVGAEADQNYQNYILRALSQIMLFMDGMQGVINHNETVQWLYTLSGSPFRLVVKMALKLLLVFVEYTEANALLLICAVNAVDQARGTCPWSNLMAILEQRNGADTELLVFTMTLINKTLAALPDQDTFYDVTDCLEQQGMERVVQQYLGSKGTDLDLKQQFSLYESALKLEDGVEELPPGGRKERRRTDEGRRGWRSQGGCPEPSPDAQPLLGSPGTPKEPPTEDTPVVPAPSSPAEPCPVSVYNSASSVRLALASPPAEKEQPPGPGERSIYKARFLENLAAAQKEKISSMAKGRLDVLGDAMLEHPTALTWDRDSGTPEPGMVPPSIRSHLARLDTTDSCSTISSDTKFMLDMLYAKGSSEPGREKVFPEVPSSPLVQSEVEMDAEGGCSREQEGAWLHGGAPDGPVASAHAKLARAMSGVDAETHTQKLENTGMMPIKKDMELTWERLEASPGQLKIKDLDFTDLGEEEDFDILDTAPMANGSFLHPGIEATSAGALMVPPPPPAVLGCPPPPPPPPAVSGCPPPPPPPPAVPSCPPPPGLPGLSAMDGPSQAKKKRTVKLFWKELKQLDGTVGPGRFGQATLWASLQNVEVNAAKLEHLFESRSKEVPTSKKAIDGKKVVVVLDPKRSNAINIGLTVLPPVHIIKTAVLNFDEFAVNKEGIEKILTMVPTEEEKQKIQEAQLANPDVPLGSAEQFLLALSSISDLTARLQLWAFKLDYESLEQEIAEPLFDLKVGMEQLARNHTFKCILATLLAMGNFLNGSQSRGFELGYLEKVSEVKDTVHRQSLLHHLCQMVVEKFPETTDLYSEIASITRSAKVDFDELANSLVQLERRCRASWDNLKVIAKHETKPVLKSKLTDFLKDSTQRIVILKVVHRRILNRFHSFLLYLGYPASAVRDVKVTPICKLLQEFALEYRTCRERVLQQQKKRAAHRERNKTRGRLITETEKFSGITEAASPPAVVSSSPGEQMEAGHESMKSLLTSPTDAPARRSRASRGTGHTTPAQGSPAQEDVPSSPDDASDEIMDQLVKSVTHNANPRPCTNKERRRSRGNRKSLRRTLKSGLSDDLVQALGLGQASGMEV